A DNA window from Hemiscyllium ocellatum isolate sHemOce1 chromosome 48, sHemOce1.pat.X.cur, whole genome shotgun sequence contains the following coding sequences:
- the LOC132837055 gene encoding rab11 family-interacting protein 1-like, translated as MSLLAQSQQWYPTHVKVVVIRARGLRSKGKDGTNDAYAIMQLGKEQYSSSVAEKTAAPQWREEAEFELPPLQSGRGEKSTLRLTVMHRALVGLDKFLGQAAISLSELYGNKTRSKVGWYKLYSKAGKADKERGEIEADIQFVRNNMTASMFDLSATDKSRSTLGKLKDRLKGKKRGGFSDSASAIVPSLGMVADSDGEDELPTSKAATTSRLKKLFPKSNLQRSSLSQSMSVIPTAPSSPPGGIRDSQGFTEIKLHDSAGEETSPKGLHVPKILSHKRAASADNKQLDLVLPGNARKEPLSLFGGLRPKSDPVSQSNLCINGSHVYTEEPAPAVTPSRPRPEPRSHFYAPSPEEGSRPDSPSPRGAADPPAPGSGKGAPDAGDEGRARSLNPFEAEEEEEEKRGQTAEQEGGQELAPEEPKPQAKKEEARRGGLMSLFPKKAEAPRAPEGKDPHGLSEEGRGEVKKPTSTSVWASRTAAVKPKLEVSPKAETGAGTWSPSPPPLSAQAHPFDPTPPMGSRIPSSPGLGPLVLQDVPSLRSPSSDSRTTVWASPLPPLPNSSSSSSSSSPHTSEASINLKRQRAPYREGNRMPAEDLFWELTHGSTGAGGGQGSPGSPRMMGEGSEGGETRPPSQDPRLTGTPEPWASLRPDSSPLSPGGAVTTTSSSPGSPVSTTSLFPSPQSPGDTVSPSLPSLGGVVSSSPPSLGGAVSPSSPSPGSPVSTTSLFPSPQSPGDTVSPSLSSPGGAVSSSPPSLGGSVVTTSPSPGGAVSPSLPSPGGAVSPSLPSLVSAVSPSLPSPGGAVSSALREPPAVPPRGGTPTPGLPVPVPRGAARVDPPPSPEGQPGSAPPPRGRAPGCENAEHPIPETTGWKENEEVPPDTPELPRAPPALPEEPLARNGDPSHTDKMAAGPAGVVGWQGGLAEGAAAPEQPLTQPTPADPRWEQSPSPVALAPSLLPAPHAPSPPALSLLLSPSPPLLSPSSSPTISAARSANPPEPGLSDRKRLPQAKVLPTETQPIDSLNSESAVPSSRRPHPVKPMTNAEPKLHNVSSEETLKTRFKVVDAIMTKPSGRAAVTLSERLTCPKDYDPSDPAAAYAQLTHDELIQLVLKQKETISRKDSHVQELESYIDNLLVRVMEETPNILRVSYQPARKAERV; from the exons aTGGTACAAACTGTATTCCAAAGCCGGGAAGGCGGATAAGGAGAGGGGCGAGATCGAGGCCGACATCCAGTTTGTGCGCAACAACATGACGGCCAGCATGTTCGACCTGTCGGCCACGGACAAATCCCGCTCCACGCTGGGGAAGCTAAAGGACAGGCTCAAGGGCAAGAAGAGAGGCGGCTTCTCGGACTCTGCGTCCGCCATCGTGCCCAGCCTGGGCATGGTGGCCGACAGCGATGGCGAGGACGAGCTGCCCACCAGCAAGGCAGCCACCACCTCCAGGCTCAAGAAGCTCTTCCCCAAGTCCAACCTGCAGCGCAGCTCGCTCTCCCAGTCCATGTCGGTCATCCCCACCGCCCCCTCCTCTCCACCCGGGGGCATCAGGGACAGCCAAGGCTTCACGGAGATAAAGCTACATGATTCGGCGGGAG AGGAGACCTCCCCAAAGGGCCTGCACGTCCCCAAGATTCTGAGCCACAAGCGGGCGGCCAGCGCTGACAACAAGCAGCTGGACCTGGTGCTGCCAGGGAACGCCAGGAAGGAGCCTCTCTCATTGTTTGGGGGCCTGAGGCCCAAGAGTGACCCGGTGTCCCAGTCCAACCTTTGCATCAACGGCAGCCATGTCTACACGGAGGAGCCAGCCCCGGCCGTGACCCCATCCAGACCCAGGCCCGAGCCCAGGAGCCACTTCTACGCCCCCTCCCCCGAAGAGGGCTCGAGACCGGACAGCCCCTCCCCCCGTGGGGCGGCTGACCCCCCGGCTCCCGGCTCGGGCAAGGGGGCACCGGACGCCGGCGACGAGGGGCGGGCCCGCTCGTTGAACCCCTTCgaggctgaggaggaggaggaggaaaaaagGGGTCAGACGGCGGAGCAGGAGGGCGGACAGGAGCTGGCGCCCGAGGAGCCCAAGCCCCAGGCCAAGAAGGAGGAGGCCCGGCGAGGGGGCCTGATGTCCCTCTTCCCCAAGAAGGCAGAGGCCCCCAGAGCCCCCGAGGGGAAGGACCCCCACGGGCTGTCCGAGGAGGGCCGGGGGGAGGTCAAGAAACCGACGAGCACCTCGGTGTGGGCAAGCAGGACGGCGGCCGTCAAACCCAA ATTGGAGGTGTCTCCGAAGGCTGAAACCGGAGCCGGAACCTGGTCACCCTCTCCCCCGCCCCTCTCAGCTCAGGCCCACCCCTTTGACCCGACCCCTCCCATGGGATCAAGGATCCCCAGCTCCCCCGGCCTCGGGCCCCTGGTCCTCCAGGACGTCCCGTCTCTGCGCTCCCCCTCCTCAGACTCCAGGACAACAGTGTGGGCCTCCCCGCTGCCCCCTCTTCCCAACTCTTCCTCCTCATCCTCGTCCTCCTCTCCTCATACCTCGGAGGCCTCCATCAACCTCAAAAGGCAGAGGGCGCCATACAGGGAGGGCAACAGGATGCCCGCCGAAGACCTCTTTTGGGAGTTGACCCATGGGAGCACAGGGGCGGGTGGGGGCCAGGGGTCGCCTGGGAGCCCGAGGATGATGGGAGAGGGGTCGGAGGGCGGGGAGACACGGCCCCCATCCCAGGATCCCAGGCTGACTGGCACCCCAGAGCCATGGGCCTCTCTTCGCCCAGACTCCTCACCCCTGTCCCCAGGGGGCGctgtcaccaccacctcctcgtCCCCAGGGAGccctgtctccaccacttccctgtTCCCCTCACCCCAGTCCCCAGGGGACACTGTctccccctcactgccatccCTGGGGGGCGttgtctcctcctcacccccGTCCCTGGGAGGTGCTGTCAGcccctcctccccatccccagggagccctgtctccaccacttccctgtTCCCCTCACCCCAGTCCCCAGGGGACActgtctccccctcactctcatccCCAGGGGGCGCTGTCTCCTCATCACCCCCGTCCCTGGGAGGTTCTGTCGTCACCACCTCCCCGTCCCCAGGGGGCGctgtctccccctcactcccgtCCCCAGGGGGCGctgtctccccctcactcccgtCCCTGGTGAGCGctgtctccccctcactcccgtCCCCAGGGGGCGCTGTCTCCTCCGCCCTCCGGGAGCCCCCTGCAGTCCCTCCGAGGGGCGGGACACCCACACCAGGGCTCCCTGTCCCGGTGCCCAGGGGCGCAGCCCGGGTggacccacccccttccccagaaGGCCAGCCCGGCTCGGCCCCTCCCCCTCGGGGAAGGGCGCCTGGCTGTGAGAATGCCGAGCACCCCATCCCGGAGACCACGGGATGGAAGGAGAACGAGGAGGTCCCTCCGGACACCCCTGAGCTTCCTCGCGCACCGCCCGCTCTCCCGGAGGAGCCCCTGGCTCGGAATGGTGACCCTTCCCACACGGACAAGATGGCCGCCGGGCCggctggggtggtggggtggCAGGGCGGCCTGGCCGAGGGAGCAGCGGCCCCGGAGCAGCCTTTGACCCAGCCGACCCCCGCGGACCCTCGCTGGGAGCAGTCCCCGAGCCCGGtcgccctcgccccctccctcctcccgGCCCCTCATGCTCCTTCACCTCCGGCCCTGTCGCTCCTCCTCTCCCCGTCCCCCCCGCTGCTGTCCCCCTCGTCCTCGCCCACGATCAGTGCCGCTCGCTCAGCGAATCCTCCTGAACCGGGACTTTCTGACCGGAAGAGGCTGCCTCAGGCTAAAGTTTTGCCCACGGAGACACAGCCAATCGATTCCCTGAACAGCGAGTCAGCTGTACCTTCCAGCCGCAG GCCTCATCCCGTCAAGCCCATGACCAATGCCGAGCCCAAGCTGCACAACGTGAGCTCCGAGGAGACCCTGAAGACCCGCTTCAAGGTGGTGGACGCCATCATGACCAAACCTTCGGGACGGGCGGCGGTGACCCTGAGTGAGAGACTGACCTGTCCGAAG GACTATGACCCATCGGACCCAGCAGCTGCCTATGCCCAGCTGACCCATGATGAGCTGATCCAGCTGGTGCTTaagcagaaggagaccatctcCAGGAAGGACTCTCACGTGCAGGAGCTGGAGAGCTACATCGACAACCTGTTGGTGCGGGTGATGGAGGAGACGCCGAACATCCTGAGGGTCTCGTACCAGCCCGCGAGGAAGGCCGAGCGGGTGTGA